In one Microcoleus sp. bin38.metabat.b11b12b14.051 genomic region, the following are encoded:
- a CDS encoding 2Fe-2S iron-sulfur cluster binding domain-containing protein: protein MTKIVFLPDNVTVEAEPGELLLDVAKRAGVSIPTGCMMGSCHACEVEIDGGDTICACISGIPSGKKQVTINLYVDPTW from the coding sequence ATGACAAAGATTGTTTTTTTACCAGATAATGTGACAGTGGAAGCAGAACCGGGAGAGCTGTTGCTAGATGTTGCAAAACGTGCAGGGGTTTCTATTCCTACTGGTTGTATGATGGGTTCTTGTCACGCTTGCGAAGTAGAAATTGACGGCGGAGATACGATTTGTGCTTGTATTTCCGGCATTCCTTCCGGGAAAAAGCAAGTTACAATTAATCTGTATGTCGATCCTACTTGGTAA